From a region of the Helianthus annuus cultivar XRQ/B chromosome 5, HanXRQr2.0-SUNRISE, whole genome shotgun sequence genome:
- the LOC110944175 gene encoding uncharacterized protein LOC110944175 has protein sequence MSDRPKKQRVDNVDSVALQKERNKRYYAARKAANELRNRTPPDHTPSVLVTSFTSAIPVGPSASQHPHNQTPPPRRNRIKPNSHYSGPQAEPHTPLTRFPHIIDNTPLIDPSTAHDPYNFVFEGLPTSHRILKEMTPCPRCAAKRFPFEFPTFCCMEGKTVLAHTDIPEQLHHLYTTQEDIGRVFRENIRAYNTNFSFASMGVSLDETMTNMTGGVYTFRAHKGIYHKIDQLVSRDGTPRYLQLYFYDPDTELEHRLRWPNLDGTITRILTQALSTNPYMITFRRLADLGPLDKYRITINASVELDQRVYNRPTTSEVAGIWVEGNDNITAYKRSIIVYGRSEHQQTIQPYYSCYDPLSYPLFFPNGEPGWHSNIPRRGVVATETQNNQNTMEDDIDELDTRRSRTTVAMREYYCYRFQVRPTANILLLGGRLLQQFTVDVYIKVETSRLHYYERNQPRIRAELYQGIVDCVNAGDAHPTTIGRRIVLPASFIGGPRDMRRRFLDAMTLVQDDGKPDLFLTITCNPQWPEISLNLHPGQTAQDRPDLVSRVFRAKLEDLKEQLFKKHIFGEVRAHVYVIEFQKRGLPHAHFLLMMYPQYKIINPDQYDKFVCAEIPDIQRHPQLHAVVVKNMIHGPCGTLRMNSPCMQGDPKKCRFHYPRQFNDHTTQGDDAYPLYRRRNNGIKLDIRGKTLDNRWVVPYNPTLLMMFNCHINVEICSSVKSVKYLFKYIYKGHDKQVIQIDPDANDVVINEIKRFQDARYVSPPEAMWRIFSFPLSQIYPAVLALQLHLPKNHSVTFTNTDIMSEVIHRERDKNTMLTAFFEKNRQDPTARQYLYKDFPAHYTWNKGDAIWKTRKIKPRRGRIVSANPAEGERYYLRLLLTHIRGPTSFEHLRTIQGVEHPTFRKAALEKGLIENDNSLSQCLHEAAVFQFPTALRRLFATILVFCEPGDVRQLWVDHFDTLSEDHQRHSQNKAHIQNLVLQEIGSYLESMGKTLFDFDLPPMSNDVTTVDVTHRDTQDELNIIVDPAHLHAQHTLNPDQQSVFHEVMHHVNRNLPGVFFIDGPGGTGKTYLYNALLAEVRSRGLIALATASSGVAANNMPGGRTAHSRFKIPINLTNNCMCSIKKQSGAARLINSARLIIWDEASMANRQSIEAVDRTLQDITGITLPFGGKIMVMGGDFRQVLPVIKKGTRAQIVDASLRMSPLWSLTKRMQLSINMRAINDPWYSQFLLRVGDGTEPTIDGAFIKIPEDMAIPFTTRDNSIKELIKAIFPSLHTNAESSDCITSRAILTTKNENVDEINDHIIGIFQGEEKLYYSFDTAEDDQKNLYPTDFLNSLTISGLPPHKLRLKTGCPIILLRNIDPPNGLCNGTRLICRAFGHNVIDAEIAIGDHSGKRVFLPRIPMTLPEDNMFPFKLKRKQFPVRLSFSMTINKSQGQTIPYVGIYLPESVFSHGQLYVALSRSKSRQNTKVLVHPAKRFTQPGIHTSNVVYREVLQP, from the exons ATGTCTGATAGGCCCAAAAAACAACGTGTCGATAATGTTGACTCGGTTGCGCTACAGAAGGAACGTAACAAACGCTATTACGCTGCAAGAAAAGCCGCTAACGAGTTACGTAATCGCACACCTCCCGATCACACTCCATCTGTTCTTGTCACATCTTTCACATCTGCTATACCAGTTGGACCCTCTGCGTCACAGCATCCACACAATCAAACACCCCCTCCACGCAGGAATCGGATCAAACCAAATTCACACTACTCAG GTCCTCAAGCAGAGCCACATACACCACTGACTCGCTTCCCACACATTATTGATAACACACCACTCATAGATCCAAGCACGGCACACGATCCATATAACTTTGTTTTCGAAGGCCTCCCCACATCACACCGTATCCTAAAGGAGATGACCCCCTGCCCTCGCTGTGCCGCAAAACGCTTCCCTTTTGAATTCCCAACcttttgctgcatggaaggaaaAACAGTCCTTGCACACACCGACATTCCAGAACAACTACACCATTTATACACAACACAAGAAGACATTGGCAGGGTTTTTAGAGAAAACATACGCGCCTACAACACCAACTTCTCTTTCGCTTCAATGGGTGTCTCGTTAGATGAAACAATGACCAACATGACAGGGGGTGTCTACACCTTCCGTGCCCACAAAGGAATATATCACAAAATAGACCAACTTGTTTCACGGGATGGCACACCCAGATACTTACAGCTATATTTTTATGACCCTGATACGGAGTTAGAACATCGGTTGCGCTGGCCAAATTTAGATGGTACTATTACTAGAATTCTTACGCAAGCTCTTTCCACAAACCCTTACATGATAACCTTCCGCCGCCTAGCCGACCTAGGCCCCCTAGACAAGTACAGGATTACCATAAATGCTTCGGTTGAACTCGATCAACGTGTCTACAACCGACCTACCACATCTGAGGTGGCTGGTATTTGGGTAGAAGGTAATGACAATATCACCGCATACAAAAGGAGTATCATTGTTTATGGCAGGTCTGAACATCAACAAACTATTCAACCATACTACAGTTGCTACGACCCACTGTCATACCCTCTATTCTTTCCCAATGGTGAGCCCGGATGGCATTCAAATATACCACGACGTGGAGTAGTCGCCACTGAAACCCAAAACAATCAGAACACCATGGAGGACGACATAGACG AGCTGGATACACGAAGATCCAGGACAACTGTTGCTATGCGAGAATACTATTGCTACAGGTTCCAAGTCCGACCAACTGCAAACATACTGCTTCTGGGTGGCAGGTTGCTACAACAGTTTACAGTTGACGTCTACATAAAAGTAGAGACATCGCGGTTACATTACTATGAACGCAACCAACCTAGAATAAGGGCAGAACTATACCAGGGAATTGTGGATTGCGTCAATGCCGGTGACGCTCACCCGACCACAATTGGCAGGCGTATCGTCCTTCCTGCATCTTTCATTGGTGGTCCTCGCGACATGCGTCGTCGCTTCCTAGATGCAATGACATTAGTACAAGATGATGGGAAACCAGATTTGTTTTTAACAATCACATGTAATCCACAATGGCCTGAGATTTCTCTGAATTTACACCCTGGGCAGACTGCACAAGACCGCCCGGATCTTGTTTCCAGAGTTTTCCGTGCAAAATTGGAGGATCTTAAGGAACAACTCTTTAAAAAACACATTTTCGGCGAGGTGCGAGCACACGTTTACGTAATTGAGTTCCAGAAACGTGGTTTGCCGCATGCCCATTTCCTTCTTATGATGTACCCACAGTACAAAATCATTAACCCAGATCAATATGATAAGTTTGTGTGTGCTGAAATCCCAGACATCCAAAGGCATCCCCAACTGCATGCCGTCGTTGTCAAAAACATGATACATGGACCCTGTGGAACCCTCCGCATGAACAGCCCTTGCATGCAAGGGGATCCTAAAAAATGTCGCTTCCATTATCCAAGGCAGTTTAATGACCATACAACACAGGGAGACGACGCATATCCCCTATATCGAAGACGCAACAACGGCATCAAACTGGACATAAGGGGGAAAACACTAGACAATAGATGGGTAGTTCCATACAATCCAACGTTGCTTATGATGTTCAACTGCCATATTAATGTCGAGATATGCTCCAGTGTAAAATCCGTGAAATATCTATTCAAATATATCTACAAGGGCCATGACAAACAGGTCATACAAATAGATCCAGATGCAAATGACGttgttatcaatgaaataaaacGATTTCAGGATGCACGCTACGTATCACCACCTGAGGCAATGTGGCGTATTTTTTCGTTCCCTCTCTCTCAAATCTACCCTGCTGTTTTAGCCTTACAACTTCACCTCCCTAAAAATCACTCCGTAACCTTTACAAACACCGACATAATGTCTGAAGTTATACACAGGGAAAGGGATAAAAATACCATGCTCACTgctttttttgagaaaaataggCAGGACCCAACAGCTAGACAATATCTGTACAAAGATTTCCCAGCCCACTACACATGGAATAAAGGCGACGCGATTTGGAAAACTCGTAAAATTAAGCCACGAAGAGGGCGAATTGTTTCTGCAAATCCGGCTGAAGGAGAACGATACTACTTACGACTTCTTTTGACACATATCAGGGGGCCTACTTCGTTTGAACATCTTCGTACGATACAAGGTGTTGAACACCCTACTTTCCGTAAAGCCGCTTTAGAGAAAGGCTTAATTGAAAATGACAACAGTTTATCACAATGTCTTCATGAAGCCGCCGTATTTCAATTCCCAACCGCGTTGCGAAGGTTATTTGCAACCATATTAGTTTTCTGTGAACCAGGTGATGTTCGCCAACTATGGGTTGATCATTTTGACACACTTTCCGAAGACCATCAACGGCATTCTCAAAACAAGGCACACATCCAAAATTTGGTTCTACAGGAAATCGGCTCATACCTAGAATCTATGGGTAAAACACTATTTGACTTTGACCTCCCTCCTATGTCAAATGACGTAACCACAGTTGACGTAACCCACCGTGACACACAAGATGAATTAAACATAATTGTTGACCCGGCACACTTACATGCACAACACACCCTCAACCCCGACCAACAAAGTGTCTTTCACGAAGTCATGCACCACGTTAACCGTAACCTACCAGGGGTCTTCTTCATAGACGGCCCAGGTGGAACAGGAAAAACCTACTTGTACAACGCACTGCTCGCTGAGGTCCGTTCACGTGGCCTCATTGCGCTTGCAACGGCTTCGTCAGGCGTTGCGGCAAATAACATGCCGGGTGGTAGAACGGCCCACTCTAGATTCAAAATTCCAATAAACTTAACTAACAACTGCATGTGCAGCATAAAAAAACAAAGTGGTGCTGCTCGCCTCATTAACTCGGCGAGACTGATCATTTGGGATGAAGCATCGATGGCCAACCGACAATCCATAGAAGCAGTCGACCGCACCTTACAAGACATCACCGGCATAACTCTCCCATTTGGTGGAAAGATAATGGTAATGGGAGGAGACTTCAGGCAAGTGCTGCCCGTTATAAAAAAAGGCACACGAGCACAGATCGTAGACGCTAGCCTGCGCATGTCACCTCTTTGGTCATTGACTAAGAGGATGCAGTTGTCGATAAATATGAGGGCCATCAACGATCCATGGTACTCACAGTTCCTATTACGAGTAGGCGACGGAACTGAACCCACAATAGATGGAGCATTCATTAAAATCCCAGAAGACATGGCAATTCCGTTTACAACTAGGGATAACTCGATCAAAGAACTCATTAAAGCCATCTTCCCGTCTCTACATACAAATGCCGAATCCTCTGATTGTATAACTTCACGAGCAATCTTAACAACTAAAAATGAAAATGTCGACGAGATCAATGACCATATCATCGGCATTTTCCAAGGTGAAGAAAAACTATACTACAGTTTTGACACAGCGGAGGACGACCAAAAAAACCTATATCCAACCGACTTTCTAAACTCACTAACAATCAGCGGGTTGCCGCCCCACAAGCTTCGTCTCAAAACTGGATGCCCTATTATATTGCTCCGAAACATCGACCCGCCAAACGGCCTATGCAATGGCACTAGACTTATATGTAGAGCATTCGGACACAACGTCATTGACGCAGAAATAGCAATCGGTGACCATAGCGGGAAAAGAGTTTTCCTACCAAGAATACCCATGACTCTACCTGAAGACAATATGTTCCCATTCAAACTAAAGAGAAAACAATTCCCGGTACGACTTAGCTTCTCAATGACAATCAATAAATCACAGGGCCAAACAATACCCTACGTTGGAATTTACCTCCCAGAATCTGTATTCTCACATGGCCAGCTTTACGTGGCACTATCAAGAAGCAAATCACGACAAAACACAAAGGTTCTGGTCCACCCCGCAAAAAGGTTTACACAACCCGGGATTCACACCTCCAACGTTGTCTATCGCGAAGTTTTGCAACCCTGA
- the LOC110942286 gene encoding putative F-box protein At3g16210 isoform X1 — MSLGVEVIVFGILTCLPAKQATRCKIVCKDWCALLSTRAFETAHCSHSLIPSNQKTLLTRLLVCSVYPMDFKTGDYGTPTNIQFPFPHGLKGIATLAHLDGLLCISLQPTNDLVLWNPTTTKYKLLSTHTGQGLYNNVNDVVGLYKGAADDYNVLHIKRTTGVTTTQIYSRRSGTWRQIPFNTKPEYATRMFIWSHGTLCGDTLYFTITEEWDVFINVVIAFNTITEKISEIPFPPVPPTSVYEGVLANVQDSLQMLLMTTSGGTKKKADLWTLNGDRWYNLFSTPPVTRIPFSTWVTFTHFMTNGTWYLMSGPIKLYEFPTESYPLDRFYAGNWFQGNIGAIFTETLVSPTHLN; from the coding sequence ATGTCTTTAGGTGTTGAAGTGATTGTTTTTGGAATACTAACATGTCTACCAGCCAAGCAAGCCACCAGATGTAAGATTGTCTGCAAGGACTGGTGTGCATTACTATCGACGAGGGCATTCGAAACAGCACATTGCTCCCACTCCCTAATTCCATCTAATCAAAAAACATTGTTAACCCGTCTATTGGTTTGCTCCGTTTACCCAATGGACTTTAAAACTGGTGACTATGGGACCCCGACTAACATTCAATTCCCATTCCCACACGGTCTAAAGGGCATCGCAACATTAGCCCACCTGGATGGTTTGCTTTGTATAAGTTTGCAACCGACCAATGACTTAGTGCTTTGGAACCCAACCACAACCAAGTACAAGCTTCTTTCCACCCATACTGGCCAAGGACTCTATAATAACGTCAACGATGTGGTTGGTCTATACAAAGGGGCGGCGGACGACTATAACGTATTGCATATAAAGAGAACAACAGGTGTGACTACAACACAAATCTACTCTAGGCGCTCGGGAACCTGGAGACAAATACCTTTCAACACAAAACCCGAATATGCAACACGTATGTTCATTTGGTCACATGGGACTTTATGTGGAGACACTTTGTACTTCACAATCACAGAAGAATGGGATGTATTTATAAACGTCGTTATTGCATTCAATACAATCACCGAGAAGATTAGCGAGATACCATTCCCCCCAGTCCCACCGACATCCGTTTATGAGGGGGTTTTGGCAAACGTACAAGACTCACTACAAATGCTTCTAATGACTACAAGTGGCGGGACCAAAAAGAAGGCCGACTTATGGACACTCAACGGCGATCGCTGGTATAACCTCTTCTCAACACCACCTGTGACTCGCATACCATTCTCAACATGGGTGACATTTACACACTTCATGACAAACGGAACGTGGTATCTTATGAGTGGCCCGATAAAGCTCTATGAATTCCCAACCGAAAGCTACCCGTTGGACCGTTTCTACGCAGGTAATTGGTTTCAAGGAAACATAGGAGCAATCTTCACTGAGACGCTTGTATCGCCGACTCATTTAAATTAG
- the LOC110944174 gene encoding putative F-box protein At3g17480: MPRLPTDVIISDILTRVPAKTAARSKSVCKEWRALLSTRDFEKAHCSRTLTPSNQRTLLIRDLSCHIQPMEFEAADSGLQTIVPLPFQAEIKDVMILSHLDGLLCVYLQHTDKLVLWNPTTGAHTLLSTPAGHGVYTDLTDTVGLYNGATNDYRVLHLSRISDPVSAHVYSRQLGSWRKIAFGSNPEYQKPTFYWSPGTVCGGTLYFTVCECYVVGKNLVVGFDTNTEQVTEISFPPVPSSGIFQGILVDVRQSLHMVLWTGHQDMSLTLWALQGDTWAKHFSTPTIPPIPLSLWLTITHYLTDGTFVVMSNSRKLYEIRVGNNPLQCYYASSCFRGYIGAVFQQTLVSPIA; the protein is encoded by the coding sequence ATGCCTAGGTTACCTACCGACGTGATAATTTCAGACATACTAACAAGGGTCCCGGCCAAGACTGCCGCACGATCTAAAAGTGTCTGCAAGGAATGGCGTGCACTACTATCCACGCGCGACTTTGAAAAAGCTCATTGTTCACGCACATTGACCCCCAGTAATCAAAGAACCCTGTTGATCCGTGACCTCAGTTGCCATATTCAGCCGATGGAATTTGAGGCTGCTGATTCCGGCCTGCAGACCATAGTTCCGCTCCCGTTTCAAGCTGAAATAAAGGATGTCATGATACTCTCACATCTGGACGGCCTCCTATGTGTCTACTTGCAGCATACAGATAAATTGGTCCTCTGGAATCCCACAACTGGCGCACACACACTTTTGTCCACCCCAGCCGGCCACGGAGTGTATACAGACCTAACGGATACGGTTGGATTATACAATGGCGCAACTAACGACTACAGAGTACTGCATTTATCTCGAATATCAGATCCGGTATCGGCGCATGTCTACTCCAGACAGCTGGGAAGCTGGAGGAAAATAGCCTTCGGAAGTAATCCCGAATACCAGAAGCCCACATTCTATTGGTCACCCGGTACCGTTTGCGGTGGCACTTTGTACTTTACCGTCTGCGAATGCTATGTCGTGGGTAAAAATTTGGTTGTCGGGTTTGATACCAACACTGAACAGGTTACAGAGATCAGCTTTCCCCCAGTACCATCCTCCGGGATTTTCCAAGGCATCTTAGTTGATGTCCGACAGTCTCTTCACATGGTTCTATGGACTGGCCATCAAGATATGTCACTAACACTATGGGCCCTACAAGGAGATACCTGGGCCAAACACTTCTCAACTCCTACAATCCCCCCCATACCCCTATCGCTGTGGCTAACCATAACCCACTACTTGACCGACGGGACTTTTGTGGTGATGAGTAACTCTCGAAAACTTTATGAAATACGAGTTGGCAACAACCCCTTACAATGTTATTACGCATCCAGCTGTTTCCGAGGTTACATAGGCGCGGTTTTCCAACAGACCTTAGTCTCGCCAATTGCTTGA
- the LOC110942286 gene encoding uncharacterized protein LOC110942286 isoform X2, translating to MDPSHQLFAHLQFQFHILRSVQDSRFTLPRPESPFIRNQRTMEGTTNQPKPTHPETAPAVKHNKKRKTPSVTKPSLSEYDPQADSPAKHVKPTPSATSMNNPTQLTNKKQGAIATTSEPENKRIDQEKNNDDWEDDEWWSTNIHDIIAACTPHDTN from the exons ATGGACCCCTCACATCAATTGTTTGCTCATTTGCAATTTCAATTCCATATTCTCAG GTCCGTGCAGGATTCTCGCTTCACACTGCCGCGTCCGGAATCCCCGTTTATCAG GAACCAACGAACAATGGAAGGAACAACTAACCAACCGAAGCCAACACACCCGG AAACGGCCCCAGCAGTCAAGCATAATAAGAAAAGGAAAACACCATCTGTAACAAAACCATCGCTCAGTGAGTATGACCCGCAAGCGGATTCCCCGGCAAAGCACGTTAAACCAACCCCATCAG CAACGTCCATGAACAACCCAACACAACTGACAAACAAGAAACAGGGGGCTATCGCTACAACCTCTGAACCGGAAAACAAACGCATAGACCAAGAAAAAAACAACGACGATTGGGAAGATGATGAATGGTGGTCAACCAATATACACGACATCATCGCCGCATGCACCCCTCATGACACCAATTGA